ACAATATCCGGAGAGGCCAGCGTGTACAGCAGTTCCCCTTTCCGTACCTGCTGGGCGGACTTGACGTTGAACGTCACGCGCCCTGCGGCGGGAAGGGCGTACGTCGTCACCGCATGGGGAGGAATGACCATTTGGCCATGAAGGGTTTTTTCCGCGCCGTGGGGGACTTTCGTCACCTTCTCAAAGCGCATGTCCAGGGAATGGCGCGCCTTTTCATCCACATGCACGGGAATCATATCCCCCTGCTGTCCGGAAGCTTTCCCCTCACCTTCTTCATGTTCGTGATCCCCCGTGCATGCTTCCCCTTCCTTGTGCTGGTGGCCTTCCTGCTCATGGCCGCCCGTGCAGACGGAGCCGTCCGCATGCTTGTGTTCCTCATGGGCGTGGCCTTCGGTGCAGGTTTCTCCTTCCTTGTGCTGGTGTTCTTCATGGCCGTGATCGGCCGTGCAGGCAGTGCCGTCCTCGTGCTTGTGTTCAGCGGGGGCCTGCTGTTCTCCGCGTGCAGGATTGAGGCCAAAAACGGGAGCGAGGCCCAGGATGATGGAAAAATAGAGACGTTTCATATTCGTTAACATGGTGAGAAATTTATTTGGATTGAAGGTTGGCGTGGGTGAGGTAGCGGAGCTGGGCCTGAATGGCCAGCAGCTTGTCCAGATTATCCAGGAAGGCCAGGCGGCTTTCGTAAAGCTGGTGGCGGTTCTCCGCCAGTTCCAGCAGGGAGGCTTCCCCGATGCCATGCAGCTTTTCCATGGTCCGGACGGAGGAGGCGAAGGAGTCCATGCGCTGAAGCTCCGTCCGGCAGTGGCGCAGCACCATCTGCTGGCTGGCGTCAAGCTGGCGCGCGTTGAACAATTCCGTCTTCCAGAGCTGGATGGTTTCCTGCCTGGACATATCCCGTGTTCCGCGGGATTCCGCAATGGCCTTGCGGTTGCGGTTCCAAAGGGGGAGATTGAACCCTATTTCCCCGCCCACTTCCTTTTCACCGTCGTCACGGGTGAAGGAGGGCCCCAGTTCCAGTTCCGGATACTGGCGCCGGATTTCCGTCTTGAATAGCGTTTCCGTGGTGGCGTAGGCTGCCAGCTGGGCCTTGATTTTGGGAGCTGCCGTCAGGGCGGCGGGGCTGGGCGCTGGAACGGCGGCGGGAAGCTGGAAGCCCTGTTCCGTGCGGAAGCCGAGCTTCCGCGCCGCGGAGGGATGCAGCCCCATCAGCTTGACCAGTTCCATCTTCTGTTCCAGTTCCGTTTCCGTTACGGTCTGAAGTTCCCGGATGGCGTCATTCATGCGCTGGGAAGCCACCTGGCGGGAGGAAAATTCCACTTCCCCCGCTCCGATGAGCTTTTCAATCATGCCGTTTTCATTCCTGACCGCCTCCAGGCGTTCCCGGATGACCGCCTTGCGGCGCTGGGTGACGGCCAGCTTGCTCCAGGCCTGGTCCAGGGAACTGAGAAAATCCAGTTCCGCCTGGCGGAGGGTCCAGAAATCCGCCTCCTTGTACTGTTCCGCCACCTTCTTTTCCAGAGCCGGGAGGCCGGTTACGGGAATGGTGAAGCCCAGGCTGCCGGCCATGTTGAGCGTATTTTCCTGAAGGACCTGCTCAATGTCCCAGGAAAAGGACGGATCATTCCACCAGCCCGATTGTTTGGCTACTTCATTGCTGGATGCCAGTTTCAGGCGTGCCTTGTTCAGGTCCGGATTCATGACCAGGCCAATCTGGCGCGCCTGGTTCCGGGTGACGGAGGTGTGTGCGTCCACGCGGGACGCCTCTTTCCAGGAGGCTTCCTCCGCGTTCAAGTCAATGGGTGCGCTGTGGTAGACGCTGCATGAGCTGAGGAAGGCGGTCAGGCCGAGCCCAGCGAAAAATGGTATGGATTTCATGATGAAAAAGGAAATGGAGACAGTTCGTCTCAATCAGGTTTGGACAATGCGGCAGATCATTCTGCGGAAACAAACAGGGCCGGACGCAATTAAAAAAGCAGCGTTCAGCCGGAAGCGTCCCGGGACGTTCCTGAAAAGGGGGCCGTTAAATCAGCAGGGGAAGCTGAAAGCCTTTATGTACCGGGCCATCGTCCCTGAAGGGGTCAGGGGGAGCCGGTATGGCGGAATCCGATGTTTGGCTTGTTAAAAGAAGAGGCTGCGCCAGATGGTGGAAATCCGGTAACGTCTGCCAGATGATGCAGGGTTGTGGAAGCGGCGCATGAAGAACGGGCAGCGTCAGGTCGTCAATCTCCAGGCGTTGGTGTTCGCAGAGGTGCCCGGCCAGAGGGGTGGAACTGCCGGCGCCGGAACCATGGTCCCCACGGCATTCGCAGGGGGCGGCATCCTGATGGCAGGAGCAGGAAAAGAGAAAAACCTCCTCATGGCAGGGGCATACGGAAACCATGCCCGTTCCGCCTACGACGACCAGCAGAAGGGTGAGCAGCATGATGCCGTTGCGCAATGCTCTAACCATGGTATGCCGCGAATCCTAGAAAGGAGCCGGGGAAGCGTCAAGAGCAAAGTGACGGATGCCGGAAGCGTGAGTAGGAGGGATTTTTCATACTATTTTCAATAGGAGCTATAAAACGTATTGGAATTGGAAATAACCTGAGAATCATGTTGATATTCAGGAATATTTTTCATAACAGGACAAGGAAGGCCAAAAACAGGCCTGGAAAACATTAATGACTCTACAAACATGAAAGACAAAATATCTTCTTATACCAAGTGGTTTGAACCTTCCCGTTTTATGCCACGCCCTGCGTTGCGGGCTGCAATGAGAACAAATGATGCCCCTCAGTGGCCTATCAGCCACCAGGACGGAAAGAAAGTTGGGCCGCCCAGTGGTCCCGCCGACTCAATCGCACTCTATCCCTTTGAGTTTGAAGTTCCCTTTGAAACGGACGAACAGGGCAATCAAATTCCTATCCAGGCCAAATGTGATGTCAAGCTGACGGAGGACGACTGGGGGGATGCCAAAATAGACGATATCCTGGTAGTGGATATGACAAGCTCTACACACGGGCAGGAGGCCGGGCCGGAAGGCGGCCATACGGAGTGGACGCTCTCAGGAACTTGCAAGGTGGAATCGGGAAATCATCATCTGGTTACTAGCAATGAAAACATCAAATATTCCAATCCTAAGGGCAACGTAGCTGTATGCCGCTATACTCTTGATGTGCGCCCCATTGAACCCGGCGGTCAAAAAAAACCTGAACCTTGCCCCTGTGAAGGAGATACTTGCAACGGAGATGGAGGTTCTC
This DNA window, taken from Akkermansia muciniphila, encodes the following:
- a CDS encoding TolC family protein codes for the protein MKSIPFFAGLGLTAFLSSCSVYHSAPIDLNAEEASWKEASRVDAHTSVTRNQARQIGLVMNPDLNKARLKLASSNEVAKQSGWWNDPSFSWDIEQVLQENTLNMAGSLGFTIPVTGLPALEKKVAEQYKEADFWTLRQAELDFLSSLDQAWSKLAVTQRRKAVIRERLEAVRNENGMIEKLIGAGEVEFSSRQVASQRMNDAIRELQTVTETELEQKMELVKLMGLHPSAARKLGFRTEQGFQLPAAVPAPSPAALTAAPKIKAQLAAYATTETLFKTEIRRQYPELELGPSFTRDDGEKEVGGEIGFNLPLWNRNRKAIAESRGTRDMSRQETIQLWKTELFNARQLDASQQMVLRHCRTELQRMDSFASSVRTMEKLHGIGEASLLELAENRHQLYESRLAFLDNLDKLLAIQAQLRYLTHANLQSK